In a genomic window of Pseudomonas oryzihabitans:
- a CDS encoding SpoIIE family protein phosphatase — MALNGQPGSLVLPVTSTAHVDAARRALVRLASGITTDETLLGRLTIVAQELGYNLVRHAGHGELLATLGDDGVLDVVAVDNGPGMADVARCLTDHYSTAATLGAGLGAIRRQSDVFDIHSRPGQGTGVLARFHLAGAPNTRLQHGALCTPYPGEQVCGDSWAVSGRRLLVCDGLGHGQQAALASRRARELFLRHGVHLPLQRLMENLHQALMETRGAALALAELDADQGQVSFCGIGNIAGRLLGNTARSLVSNNGTLGYRIGRIQTFTYPWTPGTLLVLNSDGLTSKVGLGEQSGLGARHPALIAALLHRDFRRPNDDATVLVLKHV; from the coding sequence GTGGCGCTGAACGGCCAGCCGGGCAGTTTGGTGCTACCGGTGACCAGCACCGCTCACGTCGATGCGGCGCGGCGAGCGCTGGTGCGCCTGGCCAGCGGCATCACCACGGATGAAACCCTGTTGGGCCGGCTGACCATCGTCGCCCAGGAGCTGGGCTACAACCTGGTGCGCCATGCCGGCCACGGCGAACTCCTGGCCACCCTGGGCGACGATGGTGTCCTGGACGTGGTGGCGGTGGATAACGGCCCCGGCATGGCCGATGTCGCCCGTTGCCTGACCGATCACTACAGCACGGCGGCGACCCTGGGCGCCGGTCTGGGGGCGATCCGCCGCCAGTCCGATGTCTTCGACATCCATTCACGGCCGGGCCAGGGCACCGGGGTGCTGGCGCGTTTCCATCTGGCCGGCGCGCCCAACACCCGCCTGCAGCACGGCGCCCTCTGCACCCCCTATCCCGGCGAACAGGTCTGTGGCGACAGCTGGGCGGTCTCCGGGCGGCGTCTGCTGGTGTGCGATGGACTCGGCCACGGCCAGCAGGCCGCCTTGGCCAGTCGCCGCGCCCGTGAGCTGTTCCTGCGCCACGGCGTGCACCTGCCACTGCAACGCCTGATGGAAAACCTGCACCAGGCGCTGATGGAAACCCGGGGCGCCGCCCTGGCCCTGGCCGAGCTGGATGCCGACCAGGGGCAGGTGAGCTTTTGCGGCATCGGCAATATCGCCGGGCGCCTGCTCGGCAACACGGCTCGCAGCCTGGTGTCCAACAACGGCACCCTGGGCTACCGCATCGGCCGGATCCAGACCTTCACCTACCCCTGGACGCCGGGCACCCTGCTGGTGCTGAACTCCGATGGTCTAACCTCCAAGGTAGGCCTTGGTGAACAATCCGGACTCGGCGCGCGCCATCCGGCACTGATCGCGGCCCTGCTACATCGTGATTTCCGTCGTCCTAACGACGATGCCACCGTTCTGGTACTCAAGCATGTCTGA
- a CDS encoding ATP-binding protein codes for MSDALPLLTLAIRSEQDVVQCRQTAKRLAAALDWPVLEQIRLATAVSELARNIYQYAGSGRCEFTLLTGQGQLLRGLQLRAIDQGPGIAEMEAIQAGSYRSSTGMGIGLRGAQRLFDDFDIQTSPAGTRITASKYQAPRPFPDPAVLADLTRELQGATPPDPYQQIRLQSEELLFTNTELHLRQSELEATNKELENTNQGVVALYSELEKATQELKEASEAKTRFFSNMTHEFRTPINIIENVAKLLASGVDGALNTEQQRQVRFISDAALELANLVSELLALAEVQSGRLTIVPQPFYLGPFVERLTQFATALAPRYPQVSFTIAPAPAEVLLETDESRLFQVLRNLISNAFKYTPQGRVRIQVFQPDDDSLEFLVEDSGIGIATEDQQKIFEEFERIRSPHLTHIEGTGLGLPLAQRLTVLLKGELTLDSEVGRGSRFTLRLPRRYSTSTGATQELDLSGLTVLVIEDNEGDRYLVRRTLECLNPVLLEADSARSSLDRLNAVRPDIIILDLDLPDINGEDLLASMDWSMHRRVLINTAQPLDETSRKRLQDYSYAILSKQAPDHAERLLAAVCALARSLSDD; via the coding sequence ATGTCTGATGCCCTGCCCCTGCTGACTCTTGCCATCCGCAGCGAACAGGACGTCGTGCAGTGCCGCCAGACGGCCAAGCGGCTCGCCGCCGCGCTGGACTGGCCGGTGCTCGAACAGATTCGCCTGGCCACAGCCGTGTCGGAACTGGCGCGCAACATCTATCAGTATGCCGGCAGTGGACGCTGCGAATTCACCCTGCTCACCGGCCAGGGCCAACTGCTGCGCGGCCTGCAATTGCGCGCCATCGACCAGGGTCCGGGTATCGCCGAGATGGAGGCCATCCAGGCGGGCAGTTATCGCTCCAGCACCGGCATGGGCATCGGCCTGCGCGGTGCGCAGCGGCTGTTCGACGACTTCGACATCCAGACCTCCCCCGCTGGCACCCGGATTACCGCCAGCAAGTACCAGGCGCCGCGGCCCTTTCCCGATCCGGCCGTGCTCGCTGACCTGACCCGCGAACTGCAGGGCGCCACACCACCCGATCCCTACCAGCAGATCCGCCTGCAAAGCGAAGAGCTGCTGTTCACCAATACCGAATTGCACCTGCGGCAGTCGGAGTTGGAAGCCACCAACAAGGAACTGGAAAACACCAACCAGGGCGTGGTGGCGCTCTACTCGGAGCTGGAGAAGGCGACCCAGGAACTCAAGGAGGCGAGCGAAGCCAAGACCCGCTTCTTCTCCAACATGACCCATGAGTTCCGCACCCCGATCAATATCATCGAGAACGTCGCCAAGCTGCTCGCCAGCGGCGTGGATGGGGCGCTCAATACCGAACAGCAGCGCCAGGTGCGCTTCATCAGCGATGCGGCGCTGGAACTGGCCAATCTGGTCAGCGAACTGCTGGCGCTGGCGGAAGTGCAATCCGGTCGCCTGACCATCGTGCCCCAGCCTTTCTACCTGGGCCCCTTCGTCGAGCGACTCACCCAGTTCGCCACGGCCCTGGCGCCCCGCTATCCGCAGGTCAGCTTCACCATCGCCCCGGCACCCGCCGAGGTGCTGCTGGAAACCGACGAGAGCCGGCTGTTCCAGGTACTGCGCAACCTGATCTCCAATGCCTTCAAGTACACCCCGCAGGGGCGAGTACGCATCCAGGTGTTCCAGCCCGACGACGACAGCCTGGAATTCCTGGTGGAAGACAGCGGCATCGGCATCGCCACGGAAGATCAGCAGAAGATCTTCGAGGAATTCGAACGCATCCGCTCGCCCCACCTGACCCACATCGAAGGCACGGGGCTGGGCCTGCCCCTGGCGCAGCGCCTGACCGTGCTGCTCAAGGGCGAACTGACGCTCGACAGCGAAGTCGGTCGCGGTAGCCGCTTCACCCTGCGTCTGCCCCGCCGCTATTCAACCTCCACAGGCGCCACCCAGGAGCTGGACCTCAGCGGCCTCACCGTGCTGGTGATCGAGGACAACGAAGGCGATCGCTACCTGGTCCGCCGCACCCTCGAATGCCTGAATCCCGTGCTGCTGGAAGCCGATAGCGCCCGCAGCAGCCTGGATCGGCTCAACGCGGTACGCCCCGATATCATCATCCTCGATCTCGACCTGCCCGATATCAACGGTGAGGACCTGCTGGCCAGCATGGACTGGAGCATGCACCGCCGCGTGCTGATCAACACCGCCCAGCCGCTCGACGAGACCAGCCGCAAACGGCTGCAGGACTACAGTTACGCCATCCTCTCCAAGCAGGCTCCCGATCACGCCGAACGGCTGCTCGCCGCGGTGTGCGCCCTGGCGCGGAGTCTGTCCGATGACTAG
- a CDS encoding hybrid sensor histidine kinase/response regulator — translation MTSPVHRIVIIDDTEANRYVLRKILATQPQYEVLEAASGASGLLLIDDDVELVIIDVNLPDTTGFELIQAIELKRGWGRLPAIINISATFVSGRDKAQGFNTGAQAYLTHPINPEEVLATVGALLKASSRVGRMEQQRNSAIARSENLQAEKVMLERFMRSLNHDLRSPLTAATMVVNLMQRNPARRTDDLLQTLHDNLQRMNQMITDVLDITHMSLGGGVRLSGDPLQLGALLEDAAANLRLQFANRLELLMETPELDVVWDRYAFLRIFDNLVLNAAKHGQAGTEIQVRQSLAEDAVVLELRNRGQFPDDVLANLATPYFISTRSEKRGWGLGLPIVKALSESFGGEARFANGEGEVIITLRLPTRIV, via the coding sequence ATGACTAGCCCGGTGCACCGTATCGTCATCATCGACGACACCGAGGCCAACCGCTACGTCTTGCGCAAGATCCTGGCGACCCAGCCCCAGTACGAGGTGCTCGAAGCGGCCAGCGGTGCCAGTGGACTGCTGTTGATCGACGATGACGTCGAGCTGGTGATTATCGACGTCAACCTGCCAGACACCACCGGTTTCGAGCTGATCCAGGCCATCGAACTCAAGCGTGGCTGGGGACGGCTGCCGGCGATCATCAACATCTCGGCCACCTTCGTCTCCGGCAGGGACAAGGCACAGGGTTTCAACACCGGCGCCCAGGCCTACCTGACCCACCCGATCAATCCGGAAGAGGTGCTGGCCACCGTCGGCGCCCTGCTCAAGGCCAGCTCGCGGGTCGGGCGCATGGAGCAGCAGCGCAATTCGGCCATCGCCCGCAGCGAGAATCTGCAGGCGGAAAAGGTCATGCTCGAGCGCTTCATGAGATCGCTCAACCACGACCTGCGCTCGCCGCTCACCGCCGCGACCATGGTGGTCAATCTGATGCAGCGTAACCCCGCGCGGCGTACCGACGACCTCTTGCAGACCCTGCACGACAACCTGCAGCGCATGAACCAGATGATCACCGACGTGCTCGACATCACCCATATGAGCCTCGGCGGCGGCGTGCGCCTGAGCGGCGATCCGCTCCAGCTGGGCGCCCTGCTCGAGGATGCCGCGGCCAACCTGCGCCTGCAGTTCGCCAATCGCCTGGAGTTGCTCATGGAGACCCCGGAGCTGGACGTGGTGTGGGACCGTTATGCCTTCCTGCGCATCTTCGACAATTTGGTACTGAATGCCGCCAAGCACGGCCAGGCCGGCACCGAGATCCAGGTGCGCCAGAGCCTGGCCGAAGATGCTGTGGTGCTGGAATTGCGCAATCGTGGCCAGTTTCCGGACGATGTCCTGGCCAACCTGGCGACGCCCTATTTCATCTCCACCCGCAGCGAGAAGCGCGGCTGGGGCCTGGGGCTGCCCATCGTCAAGGCACTCAGCGAAAGCTTCGGTGGCGAGGCGCGCTTCGCCAACGGCGAGGGCGAAGTGATCATTACCCTGAGATTGCCGACGCGGATCGTCTAG
- a CDS encoding hybrid-cluster NAD(P)-dependent oxidoreductase: MNTFINPVTTQTWTNGRHPVRCVKVIQETWDVRTFCFTAEIPLMYFFKPGQFVTLELEIGGKQVMRSYTISSSPSVPYSFSITVKRVPGGQVSNWLHDNMKVGATLAVHGPVGLFNAIDFPADKVLYLSGGVGITPVMSMARWFYDTNANVDMVFVHSARTPRDIIYRHELEHMASRIDNFVLNMVCERTEHGESWAGFRGYFDRRMLELMAPDFREREIFCCGPTPYMNAVKTMLRELGFDMARYHEESFGATPPEAKVEAAEQAEAAADLPPIPLEAQCLISFTESGKSVSIGPGETIHGAAAKLGLHIPKACGMGICGTCKVLKKSGEVVMDHNGGITEEDEAEGYILSCCSIPQGDVQIEF; this comes from the coding sequence ATGAATACCTTCATCAACCCCGTAACCACCCAGACCTGGACCAATGGCCGGCACCCCGTGCGCTGCGTCAAGGTCATCCAGGAAACCTGGGATGTGCGCACCTTCTGCTTCACCGCGGAAATCCCGCTGATGTACTTCTTCAAGCCGGGTCAGTTCGTGACCCTGGAATTGGAGATCGGCGGTAAGCAGGTGATGCGTTCCTACACCATTTCCAGCTCGCCTTCGGTGCCCTATAGCTTCTCCATCACGGTCAAGCGCGTGCCGGGTGGCCAGGTGTCCAACTGGCTGCACGACAACATGAAGGTCGGCGCCACCCTGGCCGTACATGGCCCGGTGGGGCTGTTCAACGCCATCGACTTCCCGGCCGACAAGGTGCTCTATCTCTCCGGCGGCGTGGGTATCACCCCGGTGATGTCCATGGCGCGCTGGTTCTACGACACCAACGCCAACGTCGACATGGTCTTCGTGCACAGCGCCCGCACCCCGCGCGACATCATCTACCGGCACGAGCTGGAGCACATGGCGTCGCGGATCGACAACTTCGTGCTCAATATGGTGTGCGAGCGCACCGAGCATGGCGAATCCTGGGCCGGTTTCCGGGGCTACTTCGACCGCCGCATGCTGGAGCTGATGGCGCCGGACTTCCGCGAGCGCGAGATCTTCTGTTGCGGTCCCACGCCCTACATGAATGCGGTCAAGACCATGCTCCGCGAGCTGGGCTTCGACATGGCCCGCTACCACGAGGAATCCTTCGGCGCGACGCCGCCGGAAGCCAAGGTGGAGGCGGCGGAACAGGCCGAGGCCGCGGCGGATCTGCCACCGATCCCGCTGGAAGCCCAGTGCCTGATCTCCTTCACCGAGAGCGGCAAGAGCGTCAGCATCGGTCCCGGCGAGACCATCCACGGCGCGGCGGCCAAGCTCGGCCTGCACATTCCCAAGGCCTGCGGCATGGGTATCTGCGGCACCTGCAAGGTGCTCAAGAAGAGCGGCGAGGTGGTCATGGACCACAACGGCGGCATCACCGAGGAAGACGAAGCCGAAGGCTACATCCTGTCCTGCTGTAGCATCCCGCAAGGGGACGTGCAGATCGAGTTCTGA
- the gbcA gene encoding glycine-betaine demethylase subunit GbcA translates to MDVSTLSLGDPLEPARKATAEMLRTRERTHSLPQPFYNDERLFKIDMQEIFGKEWLIAGMTCEIPAKGNFITLQLGDNPILVVRGTEGKIHAFHNVCRHRGSRLCVSDKGKVAKLVCPYHQWTYELDGRLLFAGTEMGADFNMADYNLKPIHVKTAGGYIFISLADEPPAIDDFLRTLEHYMEPYDMENTKVAVRTDLVEQANWKLVLENNRECYHCSGSHPELLNTLLEWDDVTDPRASQAFKDQVAACTTRWDADKIPYAHASFGLRNRIVRMPLLAGTVSMTMDGKQGCQKLMGRITDPDLGSMRILHLPHSWNHCMGDHMIVFTVWPLGPTETVVTTKWLVHKDAVEGVDYDPVNLRKVWDATNDQDRRLAEENQRGINSKAYQPGPYSKTYEFGVINFIDWYSERLLNNLGEEVPAAHLRQVSGD, encoded by the coding sequence ATGGACGTCAGCACCCTGAGTTTGGGCGACCCTCTCGAGCCGGCCCGCAAGGCCACGGCCGAAATGCTGCGCACCCGCGAGCGCACCCATTCCCTGCCCCAGCCGTTCTACAACGACGAGCGCCTGTTCAAGATCGACATGCAGGAGATCTTCGGCAAGGAATGGCTGATCGCCGGCATGACCTGCGAGATCCCGGCCAAGGGCAACTTCATCACCCTGCAACTCGGGGACAACCCCATCCTGGTGGTGCGCGGTACCGAGGGCAAGATCCACGCCTTCCACAACGTCTGCCGCCACCGCGGTTCGCGCCTGTGCGTGAGCGACAAGGGCAAGGTCGCCAAGCTGGTCTGCCCCTACCACCAGTGGACCTACGAACTGGACGGCCGCCTGCTGTTCGCCGGCACCGAGATGGGCGCCGACTTCAACATGGCCGACTACAACCTCAAGCCGATCCACGTGAAGACCGCCGGTGGCTACATCTTCATCTCCCTCGCCGATGAGCCGCCCGCCATCGACGACTTCCTGCGTACGCTCGAGCACTACATGGAGCCGTACGACATGGAGAACACCAAGGTCGCGGTGCGCACCGATCTGGTCGAGCAGGCCAACTGGAAGCTGGTACTGGAGAACAACCGCGAGTGCTATCACTGCAGCGGCTCCCACCCCGAATTGCTGAACACCCTGCTGGAATGGGACGACGTCACCGATCCGCGCGCTTCCCAGGCCTTCAAGGACCAAGTCGCCGCCTGCACCACCCGCTGGGACGCCGACAAGATTCCCTATGCCCATGCCAGCTTCGGCCTGCGCAACCGCATCGTGCGCATGCCGCTGCTCGCCGGCACCGTGTCCATGACCATGGACGGCAAGCAGGGCTGCCAGAAGCTCATGGGCCGCATCACCGATCCGGACCTCGGCTCCATGCGCATCCTGCACCTGCCGCACTCCTGGAACCACTGCATGGGCGATCACATGATCGTCTTCACCGTGTGGCCGCTGGGTCCGACCGAAACCGTGGTGACCACCAAGTGGCTGGTGCACAAGGATGCCGTGGAAGGCGTCGACTACGACCCGGTCAACCTGCGCAAGGTCTGGGACGCCACCAACGACCAGGACCGTCGCCTGGCCGAGGAAAACCAGCGCGGCATCAATTCCAAGGCCTACCAGCCGGGTCCGTACTCCAAGACCTATGAGTTCGGCGTCATCAACTTCATCGATTGGTACAGCGAGCGCCTGCTCAATAACCTCGGTGAAGAGGTCCCGGCGGCGCACCTGCGCCAGGTCAGCGGCGACTGA
- a CDS encoding methyl-accepting chemotaxis protein has product MTLRSFSIAIRNLLCFGILAMLVSTLGLFGWYQLAQIRELGHQVEQRHIPTLIEANDLSMLLARTRIETLRLLAMPDAETLASTRKKLDGLNTDVQAIFEHYQQGVLSPQSRQALSDLRQVQQQYMRGVQQLATLASAGQLIEARQVVQQSMAQLGGQMNAGIDTLRNVVRQDIRTASNEADTTYARSITVTWLAILLALALTALLAWRLTRSIAGPIAQAVVAARTIATGDLTQPLDSRGHDEAAQLLQAMQQMQSQLRETLGHIGDSASQLASAAEEMTAVMQESAQGLQQQNSEIEMAATAVTEMSQAIEEVAGNAGSTSTESRQAAQTAVQGQRQLGDTLGAIEALTEQVLGASSQARDLETQTRDISQVLDVIRSVAEQTNLLALNAAIEAARAGTAGRGFAVVADEVRALAQRTGDSTREIERMIGSIQQGTGQTVDALLTSADQARQTREQAQAANAGLAAIAGSVSGIDERNLLIASAAEQQAQVAREVDRNLVRIRDLSVQTAAGAEQTRGASQQLADLATTLSGQVRRFQF; this is encoded by the coding sequence ATGACTTTACGTTCATTTTCCATCGCTATCCGTAATCTGCTGTGTTTTGGCATCCTCGCGATGCTCGTCTCGACCCTTGGCCTGTTCGGCTGGTATCAATTGGCGCAGATTCGCGAGTTGGGGCACCAGGTGGAGCAGCGCCATATCCCCACCCTCATCGAAGCCAATGATTTGAGCATGCTGCTGGCGCGGACCCGCATCGAGACGCTGCGCCTGCTGGCCATGCCCGATGCCGAGACCCTGGCCAGCACCCGCAAGAAGCTGGATGGGCTAAACACCGATGTTCAGGCCATCTTCGAGCACTATCAGCAAGGGGTACTGTCGCCGCAGAGCCGCCAGGCGCTGAGCGATCTGCGTCAGGTGCAGCAGCAATACATGCGGGGCGTGCAGCAACTGGCCACCCTGGCCAGCGCCGGTCAGCTCATCGAAGCGCGCCAGGTGGTCCAGCAGAGCATGGCGCAGCTGGGCGGCCAGATGAATGCCGGTATCGACACGCTGCGCAACGTCGTCCGGCAGGATATCCGTACCGCCAGTAACGAGGCGGATACCACCTATGCGCGTTCCATCACGGTGACCTGGCTGGCGATTCTGCTGGCGCTGGCGCTCACCGCCCTGCTCGCCTGGCGCCTGACCCGCAGCATTGCCGGCCCGATCGCCCAGGCCGTGGTGGCGGCACGCACCATCGCCACGGGCGACCTGACCCAGCCACTCGACAGCCGTGGCCATGACGAAGCCGCCCAGTTGCTGCAGGCCATGCAGCAGATGCAGAGCCAGTTGCGCGAGACCCTCGGTCATATCGGCGATTCGGCCAGCCAACTGGCCTCCGCCGCCGAAGAAATGACTGCGGTGATGCAGGAAAGCGCCCAGGGCCTGCAGCAGCAGAACAGCGAAATCGAGATGGCGGCCACCGCCGTCACCGAGATGAGCCAGGCGATCGAGGAAGTCGCAGGGAATGCCGGTTCCACATCCACCGAATCGCGCCAGGCCGCGCAGACGGCGGTCCAGGGACAACGCCAGTTGGGCGACACCCTGGGTGCCATCGAGGCGCTCACTGAACAGGTCCTGGGTGCTAGCAGCCAGGCCCGCGACCTGGAAACCCAGACCCGCGATATCAGCCAGGTATTGGACGTGATCCGCTCGGTCGCCGAGCAGACCAATCTGCTGGCACTCAACGCCGCCATCGAGGCCGCCCGTGCCGGTACGGCGGGTCGTGGCTTCGCTGTGGTAGCCGACGAGGTACGCGCACTGGCCCAGCGCACCGGGGACTCGACCCGTGAGATCGAAAGGATGATCGGCAGCATCCAACAGGGTACCGGCCAGACCGTGGATGCCTTGCTGACTAGCGCCGATCAGGCACGTCAGACCCGGGAGCAGGCCCAGGCGGCCAACGCCGGCCTCGCCGCCATCGCCGGGTCGGTATCCGGCATCGACGAGCGCAACCTGTTGATCGCCAGCGCCGCCGAGCAGCAGGCCCAGGTGGCCCGCGAGGTGGATCGCAACCTGGTACGTATCCGCGACCTCTCGGTACAGACCGCCGCGGGCGCCGAGCAGACCCGTGGAGCCAGCCAGCAACTGGCCGACCTGGCGACGACCCTCAGCGGTCAGGTGCGACGCTTCCAGTTCTGA